The bacterium genome includes a window with the following:
- a CDS encoding YcfL family protein translates to MKQFKWIIPFILILSLAGCEGAYRAKRNTRADLENRESVVVLTSKLRDTIAVEAQRASWTPANLLEVQARLRNRTEKPVQVEVQTVFKDTEGFSTNDNTVWTRMLFEPNETKVYRVNSLNTKARRFTIRIRETE, encoded by the coding sequence ATGAAGCAGTTCAAATGGATCATCCCTTTTATTCTTATTCTCTCCCTGGCGGGCTGCGAAGGCGCCTACCGGGCGAAGCGCAACACCCGAGCCGATCTGGAAAACCGCGAGTCGGTGGTGGTCCTGACCAGCAAGCTCCGGGACACCATCGCCGTAGAGGCCCAGCGGGCCAGCTGGACCCCCGCCAACCTCCTCGAGGTACAGGCCCGGCTCCGCAACCGGACGGAAAAACCCGTCCAGGTCGAAGTGCAAACCGTCTTCAAGGACACCGAGGGGTTCTCCACGAACGACAACACGGTGTGGACCCGCATGCTCTTCGAGCCGAACGAAACAAAAGTCTACCGGGTGAACTCTCTGAACACCAAGGCCCGGCGCTTCACCATCCGCATCCGGGAAACGGAATAG
- a CDS encoding penicillin-binding protein activator LpoB translates to MNHLSGRNYASAKKLYVVLAAFLVWGCATVEEGRPVRRVDPSKQTRMAGTGVESDNIREVADKMIRSLLSSPAIARSPNPPTIALLPVINNTRFPINKKIFITIMKARLNSQARGRMYFLAREEMKAIEAERALKRSGKLDSDPRRQRSRVAGADFFLTGRLEGHSTAGRGGVSDYIVYTFKMIDPESSVEVWEDIVEVKKEGLDDVIYR, encoded by the coding sequence ATGAATCATCTTTCGGGCAGAAATTATGCATCGGCGAAGAAGTTGTATGTTGTACTTGCCGCCTTTCTCGTCTGGGGTTGCGCTACAGTGGAGGAAGGCCGGCCCGTTCGCCGCGTTGACCCCAGCAAGCAAACGCGCATGGCGGGAACCGGTGTAGAGTCCGACAACATCCGCGAGGTCGCCGACAAAATGATTCGCTCACTCCTCTCGTCACCGGCCATCGCCCGCTCTCCCAATCCGCCCACGATCGCCCTTCTTCCCGTCATAAACAACACACGCTTTCCGATCAATAAGAAAATCTTCATCACGATCATGAAAGCGCGCCTGAACAGCCAGGCCCGCGGGCGGATGTACTTCCTTGCCCGCGAGGAAATGAAGGCCATCGAGGCGGAGCGGGCACTGAAGCGAAGCGGTAAGCTGGACTCCGACCCCCGTCGTCAGAGGAGTCGCGTTGCGGGAGCCGACTTTTTCCTCACCGGCCGGCTCGAGGGGCACAGTACTGCGGGCCGTGGCGGTGTTTCGGACTACATCGTCTACACTTTCAAGATGATCGATCCTGAATCGTCGGTAGAGGTATGGGAAGACATCGTCGAGGTCAAAAAAGAAGGGCTCGACGACGTTATCTACCGATAA
- a CDS encoding transglycosylase SLT domain-containing protein has protein sequence MKRSIGILAAAVIFWLFPADSPGTHADGPSPSRGKITPSTSAEDPVLLLRGALARAREMARAGKPLEAIDFLDKFLVSRIAKGDLDIFPVVLNLKGLILLQAKQPGKAMEVFRLVLTQRPEDEFARKMLTRLKGERKPKAKPEQPEKPPAPNVAAAPPGRSGPFRNQRDWIPISEDHPRVKAALAFFTRQKRGRGILQRWINRSEPFIPIVGYIFRRTGIPAELSLMMLVESGGNPKAVSHAGAVGSFQFMQRTAKEYKLHVRTGEVDERKSTEKAALAAALYLRKMTEIHGFDWASSLAAYNCGPGCVQRAMRNSRARDYFALHTLPRETQDYVPRIYAVILIFRDLDRYGFRYDPQVARYEVREMEGPIPLDEIARREGTTVSDLKRLNPELLGDSIPPGTYLLKVPPRRQPGPG, from the coding sequence ATGAAGCGCTCCATTGGTATTCTCGCCGCCGCCGTAATTTTCTGGCTCTTTCCGGCGGACTCCCCGGGAACCCATGCGGACGGACCATCGCCCTCCAGGGGAAAAATCACCCCTTCCACCTCCGCGGAAGATCCGGTCCTGCTGCTTCGGGGCGCACTCGCGCGGGCAAGAGAGATGGCCCGGGCGGGGAAACCGCTCGAGGCCATCGATTTCCTCGACAAATTCCTCGTGAGCCGTATCGCCAAAGGCGATCTGGACATCTTCCCCGTCGTCCTCAACCTGAAAGGCCTCATCCTTCTGCAGGCCAAACAGCCCGGCAAGGCGATGGAAGTCTTCCGGCTCGTTCTCACGCAGCGGCCCGAAGATGAATTCGCCCGCAAGATGCTGACGCGCCTGAAGGGAGAGCGCAAACCGAAGGCAAAACCCGAACAGCCGGAAAAACCGCCTGCGCCCAACGTGGCGGCCGCCCCCCCCGGACGGAGCGGCCCCTTCCGCAATCAGCGGGACTGGATCCCAATCTCCGAAGATCACCCGCGGGTCAAAGCCGCCCTTGCTTTCTTCACCCGCCAGAAGCGGGGAAGAGGCATCCTCCAAAGGTGGATCAACCGAAGCGAGCCGTTTATCCCCATCGTGGGGTACATTTTCCGCCGCACCGGCATCCCGGCCGAATTGTCGCTGATGATGCTGGTGGAATCAGGCGGAAACCCGAAAGCGGTCAGTCACGCCGGGGCGGTGGGCTCCTTCCAGTTCATGCAGCGCACAGCCAAAGAGTACAAGCTTCACGTCCGAACGGGAGAGGTGGACGAGCGGAAGAGCACCGAAAAAGCCGCGCTGGCCGCCGCCCTGTATCTTCGGAAAATGACCGAAATTCACGGATTCGACTGGGCCTCGTCGCTGGCCGCCTACAACTGCGGGCCGGGGTGCGTCCAAAGGGCAATGCGGAACAGCCGGGCGCGTGACTACTTCGCCCTTCATACCCTTCCCCGGGAGACGCAGGATTATGTCCCCCGGATCTATGCGGTCATCCTGATTTTCCGGGATCTCGATCGGTACGGATTCCGCTACGACCCGCAGGTGGCCCGTTACGAAGTGCGGGAGATGGAAGGGCCGATTCCGCTGGACGAAATCGCCCGGCGCGAGGGCACCACCGTCAGCGATCTCAAAAGGCTCAACCCCGAGCTGTTGGGAGATTCGATTCCGCCCGGCACCTACCTCCTCAAGGTTCCCCCGAGACGGCAGCCGGGGCCGGGATAA